TTGCATCCTCCATAAAATTTAATAACAGCCAATAGATCTTTAGTAATGTGTACTAAAGATACGCTGCCGCCATGCATTTCTAATTGTGGATTAATTCGAAATTGTAATACATGTCTTACTTTATCCTCCAATGAATCATCACTGTTAATACTTTCTTCTATATTATTATATTTTTTAGTAACGTTAGGGGCCTTAATAGTAAGCTGATGGCCTAATTCATCAACTATAATATCAATTCGTGCATCTTTAAGAAAAGAAATATGCGACCGGTCTACACGTATAGAAAAAAATTCAAATTCAATGATAATATCACTAGATTTAAATTCTTCTGGTGAACAAAAACAAATAGCACATTCTGCATGAACAGTGCCTGAATCAACTACAAATACTCGTATCTGAGTACCTGGTTTTTTGTTTGCTAAAATCTTAATAAAATGTTCTTGTGCGCCAGCAGTAACATTAATCATTTTATGATATACACCGAAATTATTAAATAAGTACAGACAATACTAAAATTATTATTTTTATATCAAATCACTTGAATCAAGTTTATATATAT
This genomic interval from Candidatus Blochmannia sp. SNP contains the following:
- a CDS encoding NfuA family Fe-S biogenesis protein, which codes for MINVTAGAQEHFIKILANKKPGTQIRVFVVDSGTVHAECAICFCSPEEFKSSDIIIEFEFFSIRVDRSHISFLKDARIDIIVDELGHQLTIKAPNVTKKYNNIEESINSDDSLEDKVRHVLQFRINPQLEMHGGSVSLVHITKDLLAVIKFYGGCNGCAMASYTIKEGIETTLKNLFPELKGVLDITQHQHDIHSYY